One stretch of Halodesulfovibrio sp. MK-HDV DNA includes these proteins:
- a CDS encoding GDSL-type esterase/lipase family protein, whose amino-acid sequence MKTFFFFGDSLTLGVNDKSMLGWTGRFASTLGLPVPPTTFYNLGVRKHTSQAIVSRWKDEVQLRALPEADVRMMFCFGVVDMAAPQGKTIIPLGQSVANLETLLEDVTTMHLAKNVRILSPFPVVQAEHCGRVEELNSAYAAVCRKYGVEYVDIFSHLVRSDAYMNDLSDGIHPGGSGCALIAAYLQQDASITDWIL is encoded by the coding sequence ATGAAGACTTTCTTTTTCTTTGGAGATTCGCTGACCTTAGGTGTGAACGACAAAAGCATGTTGGGTTGGACAGGGCGCTTTGCCTCTACTTTAGGGCTGCCAGTGCCACCAACAACCTTCTACAATCTGGGAGTGCGAAAACACACCAGTCAGGCCATTGTTTCACGGTGGAAAGATGAAGTGCAGCTCAGAGCACTCCCTGAAGCTGATGTGCGTATGATGTTTTGCTTTGGTGTTGTTGATATGGCGGCTCCGCAAGGCAAGACAATTATTCCACTCGGGCAGTCTGTAGCGAATCTTGAAACATTGTTGGAAGACGTTACCACCATGCACCTTGCGAAAAACGTACGTATTTTAAGTCCGTTTCCTGTAGTTCAGGCAGAACATTGCGGACGTGTTGAAGAACTGAATTCAGCGTATGCCGCGGTTTGTCGCAAGTATGGCGTGGAGTACGTGGATATTTTTTCTCATCTTGTGCGTAGCGACGCATACATGAATGATTTGAGTGATGGAATTCATCCGGGTGGAAGTGGCTGTGCGCTTATTGCGGCCTACTTACAGCAGGATGCATCTATTACAGACTGGATTCTGTAA
- a CDS encoding ATP-binding protein produces MRLRYLLILGVIFLLIGLHFTYQKVLEHLNDSEAAVEKIIENKEFVWANYSDEERDWLSKNYTVNVGVDKNFFPIEGLDDKGRYTGVASDYLRILEKLTGLSFNISVAGDWPSVLAEVKAGKLDMLAALAQSPSRSKFLTFTEPYIAMPGIIVVQRGSGEDLTLSDLKGKTVAVVKRYVWHDYLEEFNKDIKLDVVEDSQEGLQHVSFGQADAMVDFQFSITHKIKQSGILNLQVGGGVALNSGITMGVRKDLQILRDILNKALKRITPEEQNAITGKWVKVTENSAMSNSAIAVMIACFLSLMVATCFTLLWNISLKRIVEQQTFELNRELTKRDSVEAALRKSEERYRRIFENIQDVYFQATLDGKILEISPSVQRVFGCTPEEAQRLFVSDFIEQPVLEDMWAVLRKEGELEDYAFVFQSSEEQLCCSVTGKYLRNSFGEPMEFVGSVRNVTTRMQYEEMLSKANLELESRVEERTRDLQSMNEELQRSKEDADAATKAKSQFLTSISHELRTPLHAIIAFTEHVRSLESSSVVRKYLRNILDSSFTLLDIINDLLDFSKIEAGHVVLERVPFMLDHCVQRVCNLVLARAAAQDLEFIVDLPPTVPAKLIGDSGKLQQIILNIASNALKFTPSGGTITLSFDYHMKGEQEIWLRCYVQDTGIGIPEDSLDQLFVPFQQLSGNDLYSYGGTGLGLSICKRFVESMGGEIRVESEEGKGTLFVFSVPVLLQKDAMEQPPVPEELADLTALLVTKSERSGMAMKRHFNFASVDAEIAYGVDAAIQRLESDAPKPDVICIGHNIAASERPERLFSSGTNDDIPVLMLAAKNDKLSLSKRSLPKQVHLFTEILTHRMLQHALCNIFGAEPLVPLEVATPFTEHSDQSAFKGVDVLIAEDTQTNRDILKLLLDPTGADLTFVANGYDAVEAVRENTYDVILMDVQMPRMDGCEAATAIRNELGITDIPIVALTAHAIKGSRQRMQKAGMEFFLTKPFGKDSLYSVMTAALGNSSIGDNYVASPEAPLSCLILPSSIDSEVVSRLGLPQVEYDVLLKQFAKEHGNSVSMMHSARIEHDYNRLESEAHALTGAAANVGAGECAALAKRIELHAGGLTNGVGNSSAVDELLATLERELQFVVEEIHTMIPDKETPEERTDVADILNDADQALIMELASALELTNPLKIEELLPQVEPLLPSCDFATLDALVMDYEYDKAHLYLLQCEQAKVHG; encoded by the coding sequence ATGCGGTTGCGGTATTTACTTATTCTTGGCGTAATCTTTCTTTTGATAGGGTTACATTTTACGTATCAGAAAGTACTGGAGCATCTTAATGATAGCGAAGCTGCGGTAGAAAAGATTATTGAGAATAAAGAATTCGTCTGGGCAAACTATTCAGACGAAGAACGTGACTGGTTGTCCAAAAACTACACTGTAAATGTTGGTGTGGATAAAAACTTCTTTCCCATAGAAGGGCTGGACGACAAAGGGCGTTATACCGGAGTTGCCAGCGACTACTTGCGTATTCTCGAAAAATTGACCGGACTTAGTTTCAATATCTCAGTTGCCGGAGACTGGCCCAGCGTCCTTGCCGAAGTTAAGGCTGGCAAACTTGATATGCTTGCAGCCCTTGCCCAGAGCCCCAGTCGTTCTAAGTTTCTTACCTTTACCGAACCATATATTGCCATGCCGGGTATCATTGTTGTGCAACGCGGCAGTGGTGAAGATTTGACGCTGTCCGACCTTAAGGGAAAGACAGTTGCGGTAGTGAAGCGGTATGTCTGGCACGATTATCTGGAAGAATTCAATAAAGATATTAAGCTTGATGTGGTTGAAGACAGTCAGGAAGGGTTGCAGCACGTTTCCTTCGGACAGGCAGATGCTATGGTTGATTTTCAGTTCAGCATCACGCACAAAATTAAGCAGAGCGGCATTCTTAACTTGCAGGTGGGCGGCGGTGTTGCCTTAAATTCCGGCATTACAATGGGAGTTCGGAAAGATCTTCAAATTTTGCGCGATATTTTAAATAAAGCCTTGAAGCGCATTACGCCGGAAGAACAAAACGCAATCACGGGCAAGTGGGTTAAAGTTACTGAAAACAGTGCCATGTCAAACAGTGCAATTGCTGTTATGATTGCTTGTTTTTTAAGTTTAATGGTTGCCACGTGCTTTACGTTGCTATGGAATATTTCCCTTAAACGAATTGTGGAGCAACAGACGTTTGAACTGAATCGGGAACTCACGAAGCGGGACAGTGTAGAAGCTGCTCTTCGAAAAAGTGAAGAACGGTACCGGCGTATTTTTGAGAATATTCAGGATGTGTATTTTCAGGCAACGCTGGATGGAAAAATTCTGGAGATAAGCCCTTCAGTGCAGCGCGTTTTTGGGTGCACTCCTGAGGAAGCGCAACGTCTTTTTGTCTCCGATTTCATTGAACAGCCCGTGCTGGAAGACATGTGGGCTGTGCTGCGTAAAGAAGGTGAGCTAGAAGATTATGCCTTCGTATTTCAATCGTCAGAAGAGCAGCTTTGTTGTTCTGTGACAGGTAAATATTTACGTAATAGCTTTGGCGAACCAATGGAATTTGTGGGTTCAGTCCGAAACGTTACCACACGGATGCAGTACGAGGAGATGCTCAGTAAGGCGAATCTTGAGCTTGAGTCACGTGTTGAAGAACGAACCCGGGATCTGCAAAGTATGAACGAAGAATTGCAACGCTCTAAAGAAGATGCAGACGCAGCAACAAAAGCAAAAAGCCAGTTCCTTACCAGTATCAGCCATGAGCTGCGTACTCCGCTTCATGCCATTATCGCATTTACAGAACACGTTCGGTCGCTGGAATCCTCATCAGTCGTGCGTAAATATTTGCGCAATATTCTTGATTCGTCTTTCACTCTGTTGGACATCATTAATGACCTGCTGGACTTTTCCAAAATTGAAGCAGGACATGTGGTGCTGGAACGCGTGCCGTTTATGCTTGATCACTGCGTACAGCGGGTTTGTAACCTTGTCTTGGCGCGTGCAGCTGCGCAGGATTTAGAATTTATTGTTGATCTGCCGCCAACGGTTCCGGCAAAACTGATCGGTGATTCTGGAAAGTTACAGCAGATTATTTTGAATATAGCCAGTAACGCTCTCAAGTTCACCCCTTCCGGCGGTACGATTACACTGTCATTCGATTACCATATGAAAGGTGAGCAGGAAATTTGGTTGCGTTGCTATGTGCAGGATACAGGCATCGGCATTCCGGAGGATTCCCTTGATCAGCTGTTTGTTCCGTTCCAGCAGCTTTCTGGAAACGACTTGTACAGCTATGGCGGAACAGGGCTGGGGCTGAGTATTTGCAAACGGTTTGTGGAAAGCATGGGCGGTGAAATTCGAGTAGAATCTGAGGAAGGCAAGGGGACGCTGTTTGTGTTCTCCGTTCCTGTCTTGCTCCAAAAAGACGCGATGGAACAACCACCTGTTCCAGAAGAACTTGCAGACCTTACCGCGTTGCTTGTTACAAAATCCGAACGTTCCGGCATGGCCATGAAACGCCATTTCAACTTTGCTTCTGTTGATGCAGAGATAGCATACGGCGTTGATGCCGCCATACAGCGCTTGGAGTCTGACGCTCCTAAGCCGGATGTTATTTGTATCGGACATAATATTGCTGCATCCGAGAGACCGGAACGGTTGTTCAGTTCCGGCACAAATGACGACATTCCAGTGCTGATGCTGGCAGCAAAGAATGACAAACTTTCCCTTTCAAAACGATCACTTCCCAAACAGGTACATTTATTCACCGAGATATTAACACATAGAATGTTGCAACATGCTCTGTGTAATATTTTTGGAGCAGAACCTCTTGTGCCGTTGGAAGTTGCAACGCCGTTTACCGAGCATTCCGATCAGAGTGCATTTAAGGGTGTAGATGTTCTTATTGCAGAGGATACCCAGACCAACCGCGATATCTTAAAGCTTTTGCTAGATCCTACGGGAGCTGATCTGACCTTTGTGGCGAACGGGTACGATGCCGTGGAAGCTGTGCGTGAGAATACATATGATGTCATTCTGATGGATGTGCAGATGCCTCGGATGGACGGTTGTGAGGCCGCTACCGCCATCCGTAATGAGCTCGGCATCACAGATATTCCGATAGTTGCGTTGACGGCACATGCCATTAAGGGAAGCCGCCAACGTATGCAAAAGGCCGGTATGGAGTTCTTCCTGACAAAACCATTCGGGAAAGATTCTTTGTATTCGGTTATGACCGCTGCGCTCGGGAATTCCAGTATTGGCGATAACTATGTTGCCTCTCCTGAGGCACCTCTTTCATGTCTTATTTTACCGTCATCTATAGATAGTGAGGTGGTTAGCCGTCTCGGGCTTCCACAGGTTGAGTATGATGTGCTTCTGAAGCAGTTTGCCAAAGAGCATGGAAATTCTGTCAGCATGATGCACAGCGCACGAATTGAACATGACTACAACAGGCTGGAAAGTGAAGCCCACGCGTTGACAGGTGCGGCAGCCAATGTTGGAGCCGGTGAGTGTGCGGCATTAGCAAAAAGAATAGAATTACACGCGGGCGGGCTGACAAACGGCGTCGGTAATTCGTCAGCAGTAGATGAATTGTTGGCGACGCTTGAGCGGGAATTACAATTTGTTGTAGAAGAAATTCACACCATGATTCCTGATAAAGAAACACCTGAAGAACGCACAGATGTAGCAGATATATTGAATGATGCTGACCAGGCCCTGATTATGGAACTAGCAAGCGCTTTGGAGCTAACCAATCCGTTAAAAATAGAAGAGTTGCTTCCACAGGTAGAGCCTTTGCTGCCATCCTGTGATTTTGCGACGTTGGATGCGTTAGTAATGGATTATGAATACGATAAAGCACACTTGTATTTATTGCAGTGTGAACAGGCAAAAGTACATGGATAG